In Nasonia vitripennis strain AsymCx chromosome 2, Nvit_psr_1.1, whole genome shotgun sequence, a genomic segment contains:
- the LOC100679106 gene encoding cation-independent mannose-6-phosphate receptor isoform X6 → MRFFIFILLAALQPNFLAARVITSKIKREKFIRENYCLVREPEFSHLFNFTGLSNSNKDYSIQHDVDAILRLQPCGMLKTNCNGQDGYSICLNKTGQEIGIGKNPPEVVREFGEIIFKYTGDKCDNQHNYTVEIRMKCDLGVTDANEGMELYAAGYNECDFKLDWRTSAACTEPKKISCTVNHNSDHYDLSELTKISGNYEVYFANYTKKVLLNICHSVIYGPNTCKSNNAACLIDLETAKSSPLGEPNENLKYNVDGTLSLKYTDGALCSSAVENASSKLEATITFICDLDAIGTLPDYVGGMELCHYRFNWTTAAACSEQALHAKSLEKANSDVCAVKNPITGQTYNFTALMNKELSVKPFGTNEFYKFTICNAITNTTCKKQTGACKRHKSTSGGIGNSNLMWKESGPYLNYTNGDVCFGKQQKYTVIEFYCGPDDYEIDVIDLCYDLIKYSTPLACKIQTCSTYNNQVNLSPLMLQLSNYVIKSDDTEYHINLCQPLVKYDKFSVCTDEKASICKLRINNGKVISTTNLGSFDSAPNTSSDQSAVIVYHNGSACEDDKRRRIESSISFLCDINSQMTQPRFLSYHNCTYFFEWKTSLVCGKVDGYFNDNCSINNTLGDFRNLSLLSQNKGLISYVTGKDNTVYKISLCGNKKECNGGFICDDKVNYGTSVSVLYDYAESSDIIRLHFTGGSKCSDGSLAQSVLSINCRNKNILSPPVLLKESSCYLEFEWDRPQICRFLSVPENSISKDTDTKNSIAPNEAASLSGGKIMGIIVPVLIVVIGIFYLLNESRRTHLFEMISNSTSRNCDRVKYSRVNTMEEVHLLLNESDPTVEESESDDDELLDA, encoded by the exons ATGcgtttcttcattttcattttattagcCGCTTTGCAGCCGAATTTTCTGGCGGCTCGAGTCATAAcgagtaaaattaaaagagaG AAATTTATCAGAGAAAACTACTGCTTAGTTAGGGAACCGgaattttcacatttatttaatttcacGGGGCTGTCAAATTCTAATAAGGATTATAGCATTCAGCATGATGTTGATGCTATTTTGAGATTGCAACCTTGTGGCATgttaaaaactaattgcaaTGGTCAAGATGGCTACTCCATTTGTCTTAATAAAACCGGACAAGAAATAGGCATAG GAAAAAATCCACCTGAAGTTGTTCGCGAGTTTGgtgaaattattttcaaatatactGGTGATAAATGTGATAATCAGCATAATTACACGGTAGAGATCCGGATGAAGTGTGATTTGGGAGTTACAGATGCCAATGAAGGCATGGAGCTATATGCGGCT GGATACAATGAATGTGATTTCAAATTGGATTGGAGGACTTCAGCTGCTTGCACTGAACCGAAAAAAATAAGCTGCACTGTTAATCATAATTCTGATCATTATGATCTCAGtgaattaacaaaaatttccGGAAATTATGAAGTCTATTTTGccaattatacaaaaaaagtacTTCTAAATATATGCCACTCTGTTATTTATGGACCAAATACATGCAAATCCAATAATGCAGCTTGTCTAATTGATTTAGAAACTGCTAAAAG CTCACCTTTAGGTGAAcctaatgaaaatttaaaatacaatGTAGATGGCACTTTGTCATTAAAATATACGGATGGTGCACTATGTTCATCTGCTGTAGAAAATGCATCTTCAAAATTGGAAGCAACAATAACATTTATTTGTGATTTGGATGCAATT GGAACATTACCAGACTATGTAGGAGGTATGGAACTGTGTCACTACCGTTTTAACTGGACAACAGCAGCTGCTTGCAGTGAACAAGCCTTACATGCCAAGAGTTTAGAAAAAGCAAATTCTGATGTGTGTGCAGTGAAAAATCCAATAACAGGCCAAACTTACAATTTCACAGCATTAATGAATAAAGAATTAAGTGTGAAACCATTTGGAACAAATGAGTTTTACAAATTTACTATTTGTAATGCAATAACAAACACTACTTGCAAAAAACAAACag GAGCATGTAAACGTCATAAAAGTACATCAGGTGGAAttggaaattcaaatttgatgTGGAAAGAGAGTGGACCATACTTGAATTACACGAATGGAGATGTATGTTTTGGTAAACAGCAAAAGTATACAGTGATTGAATTTTATTGTGGTCCAGATGACTATGAAATCGATGTAATAGATTTGTGTTATGATCTAATTAAGTATAGTACTCCACTGGCATGCAAAATACAG ACTTGTTCAACATATAACAATCAAGTCAATCTTAGTCCATTAATGTTACAGCTTTCcaattatgtgattaaatctGATGACACAGAATATCATATAAATTTGTGTCAACCACTTGTCAAGTATGACAAATTTAGTGTTTGCACAGATGAAAAAGCCAGTATTTGTAAACTTAGGATTAATAATGGAAAAGTAATAAGTACAACT aaTTTAGGAAGTTTTGATTCCGCCCCGAACACTTCTAGTGATCAAAGTGCCGTTATAGTCTACCATAATGGGTCGGCTTGCGAAGATGATAAAAGACGAAGAATTGAATCCAGTATTTCGTTCTTGTGTGATATCAACAGCCAAATG ACGCAACCACGATTCCTATCCTACCATAACTGTACGTATTTTTTTGAATGGAAAACAAGTTTAGTGTGTGGGAAAGTAGATGGATATTTTAACGACAATTGTTCAATCAATAATACACTTGGAGATTTCCgtaatttatcattattatccCAAAACAAGGGCTTAATAAgttat GTCACGGGTAAAGATAATACCGTGTATAAAATTTCCCTTTGTGGAAATAAGAAAGAATGTAATGGCGGGTTTATTTGCGATGATAAGGTCAACTATGGTACCAGTGTAAGTGTCCTTTATGATTATGCTGAATCATCTGATATCATTCGACTACATTTTACGGGAGGAAGTAAATGTAGTGATGGATCGCTTGCTCAATCCGTTTTAAGTATAAATTGTAGAAACAAGAATATTTTGAGTCCACCAGTTCTGTTAAAG GAGAGTTCATGTTATTTGGAATTCGAATGGGATAGACCGCAAATATGTCGTTTTCTGTCCGTTcctgaaaattcaatttctaAAGATACTGATACCAAAAATAGCATAGCTCCAAATGAAGCAGCTTCATTAAGCG GAGGCAAAATAATGGGTATTATAGTTCCTGTACTTATTGTTGTGATAGGAATTTTTTATCTTCTAAACGAATCAAGACGAACGCACCTTTTTGAGATGATTTCTAACTCAACTTCAAGAAATTGTGATCGCGTTAAGTATTCTCGG
- the LOC100679106 gene encoding cation-independent mannose-6-phosphate receptor isoform X8, with product MRFFIFILLAALQPNFLAARVITSKIKREKFIRENYCLVREPEFSHLFNFTGLSNSNKDYSIQHDVDAILRLQPCGMLKTNCNGQDGYSICLNKTGQEIGIGKNPPEVVREFGEIIFKYTGDKCDNQHNYTVEIRMKCDLGVTDANEGMELYAAGYNECDFKLDWRTSAACTEPKKISCTVNHNSDHYDLSELTKISGNYEVYFANYTKKVLLNICHSVIYGPNTCKSNNAACLIDLETAKSSPLGEPNENLKYNVDGTLSLKYTDGALCSSAVENASSKLEATITFICDLDAIGTLPDYVGGMELCHYRFNWTTAAACSEQALHAKSLEKANSDVCAVKNPITGQTYNFTALMNKELSVKPFGTNEFYKFTICNAITNTTCKKQTGACKRHKSTSGGIGNSNLMWKESGPYLNYTNGDVCFGKQQKYTVIEFYCGPDDYEIDVIDLCYDLIKYSTPLACKIQLSNYVIKSDDTEYHINLCQPLVKYDKFSVCTDEKASICKLRINNGKVISTTNLGSFDSAPNTSSDQSAVIVYHNGSACEDDKRRRIESSISFLCDINSQMTQPRFLSYHNCTYFFEWKTSLVCGKVDGYFNDNCSINNTLGDFRNLSLLSQNKGLISYVTGKDNTVYKISLCGNKKECNGGFICDDKVNYGTSVSVLYDYAESSDIIRLHFTGGSKCSDGSLAQSVLSINCRNKNILSPPVLLKESSCYLEFEWDRPQICRFLSVPENSISKDTDTKNSIAPNEAASLSGGKIMGIIVPVLIVVIGIFYLLNESRRTHLFEMISNSTSRNCDRVKYSRVNTMEEVHLLLNESDPTVEESESDDDELLDA from the exons ATGcgtttcttcattttcattttattagcCGCTTTGCAGCCGAATTTTCTGGCGGCTCGAGTCATAAcgagtaaaattaaaagagaG AAATTTATCAGAGAAAACTACTGCTTAGTTAGGGAACCGgaattttcacatttatttaatttcacGGGGCTGTCAAATTCTAATAAGGATTATAGCATTCAGCATGATGTTGATGCTATTTTGAGATTGCAACCTTGTGGCATgttaaaaactaattgcaaTGGTCAAGATGGCTACTCCATTTGTCTTAATAAAACCGGACAAGAAATAGGCATAG GAAAAAATCCACCTGAAGTTGTTCGCGAGTTTGgtgaaattattttcaaatatactGGTGATAAATGTGATAATCAGCATAATTACACGGTAGAGATCCGGATGAAGTGTGATTTGGGAGTTACAGATGCCAATGAAGGCATGGAGCTATATGCGGCT GGATACAATGAATGTGATTTCAAATTGGATTGGAGGACTTCAGCTGCTTGCACTGAACCGAAAAAAATAAGCTGCACTGTTAATCATAATTCTGATCATTATGATCTCAGtgaattaacaaaaatttccGGAAATTATGAAGTCTATTTTGccaattatacaaaaaaagtacTTCTAAATATATGCCACTCTGTTATTTATGGACCAAATACATGCAAATCCAATAATGCAGCTTGTCTAATTGATTTAGAAACTGCTAAAAG CTCACCTTTAGGTGAAcctaatgaaaatttaaaatacaatGTAGATGGCACTTTGTCATTAAAATATACGGATGGTGCACTATGTTCATCTGCTGTAGAAAATGCATCTTCAAAATTGGAAGCAACAATAACATTTATTTGTGATTTGGATGCAATT GGAACATTACCAGACTATGTAGGAGGTATGGAACTGTGTCACTACCGTTTTAACTGGACAACAGCAGCTGCTTGCAGTGAACAAGCCTTACATGCCAAGAGTTTAGAAAAAGCAAATTCTGATGTGTGTGCAGTGAAAAATCCAATAACAGGCCAAACTTACAATTTCACAGCATTAATGAATAAAGAATTAAGTGTGAAACCATTTGGAACAAATGAGTTTTACAAATTTACTATTTGTAATGCAATAACAAACACTACTTGCAAAAAACAAACag GAGCATGTAAACGTCATAAAAGTACATCAGGTGGAAttggaaattcaaatttgatgTGGAAAGAGAGTGGACCATACTTGAATTACACGAATGGAGATGTATGTTTTGGTAAACAGCAAAAGTATACAGTGATTGAATTTTATTGTGGTCCAGATGACTATGAAATCGATGTAATAGATTTGTGTTATGATCTAATTAAGTATAGTACTCCACTGGCATGCAAAATACAG CTTTCcaattatgtgattaaatctGATGACACAGAATATCATATAAATTTGTGTCAACCACTTGTCAAGTATGACAAATTTAGTGTTTGCACAGATGAAAAAGCCAGTATTTGTAAACTTAGGATTAATAATGGAAAAGTAATAAGTACAACT aaTTTAGGAAGTTTTGATTCCGCCCCGAACACTTCTAGTGATCAAAGTGCCGTTATAGTCTACCATAATGGGTCGGCTTGCGAAGATGATAAAAGACGAAGAATTGAATCCAGTATTTCGTTCTTGTGTGATATCAACAGCCAAATG ACGCAACCACGATTCCTATCCTACCATAACTGTACGTATTTTTTTGAATGGAAAACAAGTTTAGTGTGTGGGAAAGTAGATGGATATTTTAACGACAATTGTTCAATCAATAATACACTTGGAGATTTCCgtaatttatcattattatccCAAAACAAGGGCTTAATAAgttat GTCACGGGTAAAGATAATACCGTGTATAAAATTTCCCTTTGTGGAAATAAGAAAGAATGTAATGGCGGGTTTATTTGCGATGATAAGGTCAACTATGGTACCAGTGTAAGTGTCCTTTATGATTATGCTGAATCATCTGATATCATTCGACTACATTTTACGGGAGGAAGTAAATGTAGTGATGGATCGCTTGCTCAATCCGTTTTAAGTATAAATTGTAGAAACAAGAATATTTTGAGTCCACCAGTTCTGTTAAAG GAGAGTTCATGTTATTTGGAATTCGAATGGGATAGACCGCAAATATGTCGTTTTCTGTCCGTTcctgaaaattcaatttctaAAGATACTGATACCAAAAATAGCATAGCTCCAAATGAAGCAGCTTCATTAAGCG GAGGCAAAATAATGGGTATTATAGTTCCTGTACTTATTGTTGTGATAGGAATTTTTTATCTTCTAAACGAATCAAGACGAACGCACCTTTTTGAGATGATTTCTAACTCAACTTCAAGAAATTGTGATCGCGTTAAGTATTCTCGG
- the LOC100679106 gene encoding cation-independent mannose-6-phosphate receptor isoform X5, which yields MRFFIFILLAALQPNFLAARVITSKIKREKFIRENYCLVREPEFSHLFNFTGLSNSNKDYSIQHDVDAILRLQPCGMLKTNCNGQDGYSICLNKTGQEIGIGKNPPEVVREFGEIIFKYTGDKCDNQHNYTVEIRMKCDLGVTDANEGMELYAAGYNECDFKLDWRTSAACTEPKKISCTVNHNSDHYDLSELTKISGNYEVYFANYTKKVLLNICHSVIYGPNTCKSNNAACLIDLETAKSSPLGEPNENLKYNVDGTLSLKYTDGALCSSAVENASSKLEATITFICDLDAIGTLPDYVGGMELCHYRFNWTTAAACSEQALHAKSLEKANSDVCAVKNPITGQTYNFTALMNKELSVKPFGTNEFYKFTICNAITNTTCKKQTGACKRHKSTSGGIGNSNLMWKESGPYLNYTNGDVCFGKQQKYTVIEFYCGPDDYEIDVIDLCYDLIKYSTPLACKIQKTCSTYNNQVNLSPLMLQLSNYVIKSDDTEYHINLCQPLVKYDKFSVCTDEKASICKLRINNGKVISTTNLGSFDSAPNTSSDQSAVIVYHNGSACEDDKRRRIESSISFLCDINSQMTQPRFLSYHNCTYFFEWKTSLVCGKVDGYFNDNCSINNTLGDFRNLSLLSQNKGLISYVTGKDNTVYKISLCGNKKECNGGFICDDKVNYGTSVSVLYDYAESSDIIRLHFTGGSKCSDGSLAQSVLSINCRNKNILSPPVLLKESSCYLEFEWDRPQICRFLSVPENSISKDTDTKNSIAPNEAASLSGGKIMGIIVPVLIVVIGIFYLLNESRRTHLFEMISNSTSRNCDRVKYSRVNTMEEVHLLLNESDPTVEESESDDDELLDA from the exons ATGcgtttcttcattttcattttattagcCGCTTTGCAGCCGAATTTTCTGGCGGCTCGAGTCATAAcgagtaaaattaaaagagaG AAATTTATCAGAGAAAACTACTGCTTAGTTAGGGAACCGgaattttcacatttatttaatttcacGGGGCTGTCAAATTCTAATAAGGATTATAGCATTCAGCATGATGTTGATGCTATTTTGAGATTGCAACCTTGTGGCATgttaaaaactaattgcaaTGGTCAAGATGGCTACTCCATTTGTCTTAATAAAACCGGACAAGAAATAGGCATAG GAAAAAATCCACCTGAAGTTGTTCGCGAGTTTGgtgaaattattttcaaatatactGGTGATAAATGTGATAATCAGCATAATTACACGGTAGAGATCCGGATGAAGTGTGATTTGGGAGTTACAGATGCCAATGAAGGCATGGAGCTATATGCGGCT GGATACAATGAATGTGATTTCAAATTGGATTGGAGGACTTCAGCTGCTTGCACTGAACCGAAAAAAATAAGCTGCACTGTTAATCATAATTCTGATCATTATGATCTCAGtgaattaacaaaaatttccGGAAATTATGAAGTCTATTTTGccaattatacaaaaaaagtacTTCTAAATATATGCCACTCTGTTATTTATGGACCAAATACATGCAAATCCAATAATGCAGCTTGTCTAATTGATTTAGAAACTGCTAAAAG CTCACCTTTAGGTGAAcctaatgaaaatttaaaatacaatGTAGATGGCACTTTGTCATTAAAATATACGGATGGTGCACTATGTTCATCTGCTGTAGAAAATGCATCTTCAAAATTGGAAGCAACAATAACATTTATTTGTGATTTGGATGCAATT GGAACATTACCAGACTATGTAGGAGGTATGGAACTGTGTCACTACCGTTTTAACTGGACAACAGCAGCTGCTTGCAGTGAACAAGCCTTACATGCCAAGAGTTTAGAAAAAGCAAATTCTGATGTGTGTGCAGTGAAAAATCCAATAACAGGCCAAACTTACAATTTCACAGCATTAATGAATAAAGAATTAAGTGTGAAACCATTTGGAACAAATGAGTTTTACAAATTTACTATTTGTAATGCAATAACAAACACTACTTGCAAAAAACAAACag GAGCATGTAAACGTCATAAAAGTACATCAGGTGGAAttggaaattcaaatttgatgTGGAAAGAGAGTGGACCATACTTGAATTACACGAATGGAGATGTATGTTTTGGTAAACAGCAAAAGTATACAGTGATTGAATTTTATTGTGGTCCAGATGACTATGAAATCGATGTAATAGATTTGTGTTATGATCTAATTAAGTATAGTACTCCACTGGCATGCAAAATACAG AAGACTTGTTCAACATATAACAATCAAGTCAATCTTAGTCCATTAATGTTACAGCTTTCcaattatgtgattaaatctGATGACACAGAATATCATATAAATTTGTGTCAACCACTTGTCAAGTATGACAAATTTAGTGTTTGCACAGATGAAAAAGCCAGTATTTGTAAACTTAGGATTAATAATGGAAAAGTAATAAGTACAACT aaTTTAGGAAGTTTTGATTCCGCCCCGAACACTTCTAGTGATCAAAGTGCCGTTATAGTCTACCATAATGGGTCGGCTTGCGAAGATGATAAAAGACGAAGAATTGAATCCAGTATTTCGTTCTTGTGTGATATCAACAGCCAAATG ACGCAACCACGATTCCTATCCTACCATAACTGTACGTATTTTTTTGAATGGAAAACAAGTTTAGTGTGTGGGAAAGTAGATGGATATTTTAACGACAATTGTTCAATCAATAATACACTTGGAGATTTCCgtaatttatcattattatccCAAAACAAGGGCTTAATAAgttat GTCACGGGTAAAGATAATACCGTGTATAAAATTTCCCTTTGTGGAAATAAGAAAGAATGTAATGGCGGGTTTATTTGCGATGATAAGGTCAACTATGGTACCAGTGTAAGTGTCCTTTATGATTATGCTGAATCATCTGATATCATTCGACTACATTTTACGGGAGGAAGTAAATGTAGTGATGGATCGCTTGCTCAATCCGTTTTAAGTATAAATTGTAGAAACAAGAATATTTTGAGTCCACCAGTTCTGTTAAAG GAGAGTTCATGTTATTTGGAATTCGAATGGGATAGACCGCAAATATGTCGTTTTCTGTCCGTTcctgaaaattcaatttctaAAGATACTGATACCAAAAATAGCATAGCTCCAAATGAAGCAGCTTCATTAAGCG GAGGCAAAATAATGGGTATTATAGTTCCTGTACTTATTGTTGTGATAGGAATTTTTTATCTTCTAAACGAATCAAGACGAACGCACCTTTTTGAGATGATTTCTAACTCAACTTCAAGAAATTGTGATCGCGTTAAGTATTCTCGG
- the LOC100679106 gene encoding cation-independent mannose-6-phosphate receptor isoform X4, with product MRFFIFILLAALQPNFLAARVITSKIKREKFIRENYCLVREPEFSHLFNFTGLSNSNKDYSIQHDVDAILRLQPCGMLKTNCNGQDGYSICLNKTGQEIGIGKNPPEVVREFGEIIFKYTGDKCDNQHNYTVEIRMKCDLGVTDANEGMELYAAGYNECDFKLDWRTSAACTEPKKISCTVNHNSDHYDLSELTKISGNYEVYFANYTKKVLLNICHSVIYGPNTCKSNNAACLIDLETAKSSPLGEPNENLKYNVDGTLSLKYTDGALCSSAVENASSKLEATITFICDLDAIGTLPDYVGGMELCHYRFNWTTAAACSEQALHAKSLEKANSDVCAVKNPITGQTYNFTALMNKELSVKPFGTNEFYKFTICNAITNTTCKKQTGACKRHKSTSGGIGNSNLMWKESGPYLNYTNGDVCFGKQQKYTVIEFYCGPDDYEIDVIDLCYDLIKYSTPLACKIQKTCSTYNNQVNLSPLMLQLSNYVIKSDDTEYHINLCQPLVKYDKFSVCTDEKASICKLRINNGKVISTTNLGSFDSAPNTSSDQSAVIVYHNGSACEDDKRRRIESSISFLCDINSQMTQPRFLSYHNCTYFFEWKTSLVCGKVDGYFNDNCSINNTLGDFRNLSLLSQNKGLISYLQVTGKDNTVYKISLCGNKKECNGGFICDDKVNYGTSVSVLYDYAESSDIIRLHFTGGSKCSDGSLAQSVLSINCRNKNILSPPVLLKESSCYLEFEWDRPQICRFLSVPENSISKDTDTKNSIAPNEAASLSGGKIMGIIVPVLIVVIGIFYLLNESRRTHLFEMISNSTSRNCDRVKYSRVNTMEEVHLLLNESDPTVEESESDDDELLDA from the exons ATGcgtttcttcattttcattttattagcCGCTTTGCAGCCGAATTTTCTGGCGGCTCGAGTCATAAcgagtaaaattaaaagagaG AAATTTATCAGAGAAAACTACTGCTTAGTTAGGGAACCGgaattttcacatttatttaatttcacGGGGCTGTCAAATTCTAATAAGGATTATAGCATTCAGCATGATGTTGATGCTATTTTGAGATTGCAACCTTGTGGCATgttaaaaactaattgcaaTGGTCAAGATGGCTACTCCATTTGTCTTAATAAAACCGGACAAGAAATAGGCATAG GAAAAAATCCACCTGAAGTTGTTCGCGAGTTTGgtgaaattattttcaaatatactGGTGATAAATGTGATAATCAGCATAATTACACGGTAGAGATCCGGATGAAGTGTGATTTGGGAGTTACAGATGCCAATGAAGGCATGGAGCTATATGCGGCT GGATACAATGAATGTGATTTCAAATTGGATTGGAGGACTTCAGCTGCTTGCACTGAACCGAAAAAAATAAGCTGCACTGTTAATCATAATTCTGATCATTATGATCTCAGtgaattaacaaaaatttccGGAAATTATGAAGTCTATTTTGccaattatacaaaaaaagtacTTCTAAATATATGCCACTCTGTTATTTATGGACCAAATACATGCAAATCCAATAATGCAGCTTGTCTAATTGATTTAGAAACTGCTAAAAG CTCACCTTTAGGTGAAcctaatgaaaatttaaaatacaatGTAGATGGCACTTTGTCATTAAAATATACGGATGGTGCACTATGTTCATCTGCTGTAGAAAATGCATCTTCAAAATTGGAAGCAACAATAACATTTATTTGTGATTTGGATGCAATT GGAACATTACCAGACTATGTAGGAGGTATGGAACTGTGTCACTACCGTTTTAACTGGACAACAGCAGCTGCTTGCAGTGAACAAGCCTTACATGCCAAGAGTTTAGAAAAAGCAAATTCTGATGTGTGTGCAGTGAAAAATCCAATAACAGGCCAAACTTACAATTTCACAGCATTAATGAATAAAGAATTAAGTGTGAAACCATTTGGAACAAATGAGTTTTACAAATTTACTATTTGTAATGCAATAACAAACACTACTTGCAAAAAACAAACag GAGCATGTAAACGTCATAAAAGTACATCAGGTGGAAttggaaattcaaatttgatgTGGAAAGAGAGTGGACCATACTTGAATTACACGAATGGAGATGTATGTTTTGGTAAACAGCAAAAGTATACAGTGATTGAATTTTATTGTGGTCCAGATGACTATGAAATCGATGTAATAGATTTGTGTTATGATCTAATTAAGTATAGTACTCCACTGGCATGCAAAATACAG AAGACTTGTTCAACATATAACAATCAAGTCAATCTTAGTCCATTAATGTTACAGCTTTCcaattatgtgattaaatctGATGACACAGAATATCATATAAATTTGTGTCAACCACTTGTCAAGTATGACAAATTTAGTGTTTGCACAGATGAAAAAGCCAGTATTTGTAAACTTAGGATTAATAATGGAAAAGTAATAAGTACAACT aaTTTAGGAAGTTTTGATTCCGCCCCGAACACTTCTAGTGATCAAAGTGCCGTTATAGTCTACCATAATGGGTCGGCTTGCGAAGATGATAAAAGACGAAGAATTGAATCCAGTATTTCGTTCTTGTGTGATATCAACAGCCAAATG ACGCAACCACGATTCCTATCCTACCATAACTGTACGTATTTTTTTGAATGGAAAACAAGTTTAGTGTGTGGGAAAGTAGATGGATATTTTAACGACAATTGTTCAATCAATAATACACTTGGAGATTTCCgtaatttatcattattatccCAAAACAAGGGCTTAATAAgttat TTACAGGTCACGGGTAAAGATAATACCGTGTATAAAATTTCCCTTTGTGGAAATAAGAAAGAATGTAATGGCGGGTTTATTTGCGATGATAAGGTCAACTATGGTACCAGTGTAAGTGTCCTTTATGATTATGCTGAATCATCTGATATCATTCGACTACATTTTACGGGAGGAAGTAAATGTAGTGATGGATCGCTTGCTCAATCCGTTTTAAGTATAAATTGTAGAAACAAGAATATTTTGAGTCCACCAGTTCTGTTAAAG GAGAGTTCATGTTATTTGGAATTCGAATGGGATAGACCGCAAATATGTCGTTTTCTGTCCGTTcctgaaaattcaatttctaAAGATACTGATACCAAAAATAGCATAGCTCCAAATGAAGCAGCTTCATTAAGCG GAGGCAAAATAATGGGTATTATAGTTCCTGTACTTATTGTTGTGATAGGAATTTTTTATCTTCTAAACGAATCAAGACGAACGCACCTTTTTGAGATGATTTCTAACTCAACTTCAAGAAATTGTGATCGCGTTAAGTATTCTCGG